From the Trichocoleus desertorum ATA4-8-CV12 genome, one window contains:
- a CDS encoding Uma2 family endonuclease, with product MSALKLNLSPILELTDEQFAQLCQANRDLRLERTATGELIIMPPAGGKTGRRNLNFSYQLGAWNYQNELGVAFDSSTGFRLPKGGDRSPDAAWVLTDRWEALSEEDQEGFVPLCPDFVVELRSKTDSLATLQAKMREYQDNGARLGWLLDPQRQQVEIYRLGQPVETLDNPETLSGEDVLPGFLLTLKPIFD from the coding sequence ATGAGTGCGCTAAAGCTAAACCTCAGCCCGATTCTAGAGTTAACTGACGAGCAATTTGCTCAGCTTTGTCAGGCAAATCGGGATTTGCGGTTGGAGCGCACCGCCACGGGAGAACTGATCATCATGCCCCCTGCTGGAGGGAAAACAGGCCGCCGCAATCTCAATTTTTCCTACCAACTAGGAGCGTGGAATTACCAAAATGAGCTGGGCGTTGCCTTTGATTCCTCGACTGGATTTCGGTTACCTAAAGGTGGCGATCGCTCTCCTGATGCGGCTTGGGTTCTTACAGACCGATGGGAAGCTCTGAGTGAAGAGGATCAGGAAGGGTTTGTGCCGCTGTGCCCGGATTTTGTGGTGGAACTCCGCTCTAAAACCGATTCCCTGGCAACGCTGCAAGCCAAGATGCGGGAATATCAAGACAACGGCGCACGTTTAGGTTGGCTACTCGACCCGCAACGACAACAAGTAGAAATTTACCGCTTAGGTCAACCTGTAGAAACCTTGGACAATCCCGAAACGCTCTCTGGTGAAGACGTGCTACCAGGTTTTCTCCTCACTCTGAAACCAATTTTTGACTAA
- a CDS encoding GNAT family N-acetyltransferase, giving the protein MTGHEIETERLHLRLLTIADLEVHHRQITANPYVMKTLPSSRPLTWERGQAVLTTFIEHWQHHGFGLWAMVEKQQGELIGHCGLQFLQNTPEVELAYAIAHNYWNQGLTTEAARASVRFGFETLQLQRIVAIALATNLASQRVMQKAGLKYEKQAHYYNLEVAYYSLNREDYQPDNSFYRLTH; this is encoded by the coding sequence ATGACAGGACATGAAATTGAAACGGAGCGCTTACATCTGCGCCTACTGACGATCGCCGACTTGGAAGTCCACCATCGGCAAATTACCGCCAACCCTTACGTGATGAAAACACTGCCCTCGTCTCGGCCCCTAACTTGGGAGCGCGGTCAAGCGGTTTTGACCACCTTTATCGAACATTGGCAACATCACGGCTTTGGGCTGTGGGCAATGGTGGAGAAGCAGCAAGGGGAACTGATAGGTCATTGCGGATTGCAGTTTTTGCAGAACACGCCCGAAGTGGAATTGGCTTACGCGATCGCCCACAACTACTGGAACCAAGGACTCACCACCGAAGCCGCTAGAGCCAGCGTACGGTTCGGGTTTGAAACGCTGCAACTCCAACGCATTGTCGCGATCGCCCTAGCCACAAATCTAGCCTCCCAGCGAGTAATGCAGAAAGCAGGACTGAAGTACGAGAAACAAGCCCACTATTACAATCTTGAAGTGGCTTATTACTCCCTCAACCGAGAAGATTACCAACCTGATAATTCGTTCTATCGATTAACTCATTAG
- a CDS encoding HAD family phosphatase yields MLSAILFDLDGTLTNTDPIHFRAWQEHLNQHGLTIDETFYKTRISGKTNPVIIEEILPHLSEAAGQELADAKEARFRELATQEITVLDGLTQVLDWAQQQQLPLAVVTNAPPENAYFMLETLKLNAHFQTIVISDEIGVGKPDPAPYNIALGRLGVAPETAIAFEDSPSGIRSAVAAGIPTVGIASTHNPQVLYDLGAMLVIPDFTDEQLWDLLKSPGKVDGPKLAVN; encoded by the coding sequence ATGTTGTCAGCAATTTTATTTGACTTAGATGGCACCCTTACTAACACAGACCCCATTCACTTTCGAGCGTGGCAAGAGCATCTTAACCAGCACGGGTTAACAATTGACGAAACCTTCTACAAAACTCGAATTAGCGGCAAGACCAACCCCGTAATCATCGAAGAAATCTTACCTCACTTATCTGAGGCAGCAGGACAAGAACTGGCTGATGCAAAAGAAGCAAGGTTTCGGGAATTAGCCACACAAGAAATTACTGTCTTAGATGGGCTGACACAAGTTCTCGATTGGGCGCAGCAGCAGCAATTACCTTTAGCAGTCGTAACGAATGCACCGCCCGAAAATGCCTACTTTATGTTGGAAACTCTGAAATTAAACGCTCACTTCCAGACAATCGTGATCTCGGATGAAATTGGTGTGGGCAAACCAGACCCTGCTCCCTACAACATTGCCTTAGGGCGCTTAGGTGTGGCTCCTGAAACCGCGATCGCCTTTGAAGATTCCCCGTCAGGCATTCGCTCAGCAGTAGCAGCAGGAATTCCTACCGTTGGCATTGCGTCCACCCACAACCCGCAAGTGCTTTACGATTTAGGTGCGATGCTAGTCATTCCCGATTTTACTGATGAACAACTCTGGGACTTACTAAAATCTCCTGGCAAAGTTGATGGACCAAAACTAGCAGTTAATTAG